ATCCCTAATACAATCCCCAATACCGGAGTGCCGCCCATTTTCTTCACCGTCGACCAACAGATAGCCACTGGCAGGTAGAAGAAGATGGCTTCGCCCAGTAACCATAGGAAGTCGTAAATGGTTTTCCACGCCGGATACATCTGTGCCAGCGTTTGGCCCTCTGACATTGGGATGTCGCCGATCACATTACGGAAACCGAGGATCAAACCGCCGCTTATCAAAGCCGGCAACAGCGGGAAAAATATCTCAGCAAAGTGAGAAATACCGCGCTCAAACCAGGTCATATTCTGGCGCGCAGCCAGCTTGGTTTGTTCTTTATCTGCTTCATTTTGGCCAATTTTAGCAATTAGCGCCTGGTAGTAATCATCGACTTCCGGCCCGATAACCACTTGAAATTGCCCGGCATTAGTAAAACAGCCTTTGACCATCGACAGCTTTTCGATCTCTTTAGGAAATGCTTTGGCTGGATCATTTAATACAAAACGTAACCGGGTAATGCAGTGGCTGACAGTGGCAATATTTTCTCTGCCTCCCACCAGTACGATCAATTGATCGATGTCTTGTTGTTTTACTTTGCTCATTTCAGCATACCTTTCGTAAAGGTGGGATCGGTTCCAAGTGGCTTATTTAAGGTTAGCCAAGTATTTATTTTTATGGAATGGGAACGTTCCCAGCTTGCGTTCAAGATCACAATTTGACAATTTTTGTGCAAAATTTCAGCGGGAATTAGTTAATGCCCAAAGCGCCCCGACGACGCCAAATGAGCTTGCAGGGAGCATAAAAATGAGAAAAAAGCCTCAAGCCAATTGGCCGGGGATAATAATTTGTTGAAGGGGTTGGTTATTATTAAGTTGATCAAGCAGTTGCTGTGCCGCTTTCACACCTGCACTACCATAACCCAACTCGACTGACAGGCTATTGGGGAACAAGAAGTGCAACAACGGTGTGTTGCCGATACCACATACTTGGATGTGTTGTTGCCCTTGCTGCTGCAAGTACTTACTTACCCCCATAGCAATAGTATCAGAGGCACATACCAGTGCAGAGGTATCGGGTTTTATCACTTGAGGCGCAAGCTGAAAGCCGCTCTGATAGCTCAATTCTCCCAACGCAACAGTGGAAGTCAGGCCATATTGCTGGCAGTAATCGAGATAAGATTGATGACGACGCATACCGGTCGTGGCATCCGAGGGCTGCACACCGATATAACTAATATAGCGATGCCCGGCCTGGCGCAGTTTATCCATCAGCAGTCGCACCGCCCCTTCATCGTCATAACAAACCGAAGAGAAACCGGTATATTCTCGCGCCAGCACCACCATTTTTTCCTGCCACGGCACGAGCATGTCTGCGGTTAAGCCGGTGAAACCAAACAGAATGACACCATCGACATGGCGCTGTTGTAAAACATGTAGATGTTCGCAAACCAGTTCGGGATCAAACTGACTCTCCATCAGAATAGGGTCGTAACCTTGCTGATAGAACAGCGGCAACATGGTTCGCACCGCCTGATTCTCAGAGGGAGAATCCAGACGCGAGACAATAATCCCCACCACTTTATCGCTCTGACCACGCATCGCGCGGGCCGATTTTGATGGGGTAAACCCCTGTTGACGGATAACCGCCTCAACTCGCTCGCGCGTCTGTGGGCTAACACTGCCTTCATTGTTTAATACCCGTGAAACGGTGGATTTTCCGACTCCACTCATGCGGGCAATGTCCTTAATGGTCAAACGGTTTTGCATGGTTTACCTAATGTTTAGGTTTGAATACATATAATAAACTGATTATTTATAGCTACCGTATTATTTATATTTACCAGAACGGTGGGAAGCATACCATGCCCAGAATCAGACTCAGCGCATGATATCCCTATGACTGGTAACATATTATTACCCTAACGGATGAAATTCCCGTCAGGGTGATTTTTGCCGTGGCAATAATTATGACGCAGTTTATTGTTTGTATAACTGTTTGAGTGCGATGGTGTGCCGCTCAAACAAATCGATTCTTCACTCACCGGAGGTTAATTACCCAGTGGACCCTGTTCCCTCAATCTACACCCTTTGGGTGTACCGATAAGGTAATTCCCCGTCTGACGTGGCTGCCTTATCGGATAACAATCTGATAAGCAGTCACTGCGCATTCTCCTTGCGTTGGTTTCTGCTGCTGATGTTTTTGCCCTCTCTACGGCAGGTTTGCCGTGGGCGCTACCTGAAGACAATTCAGGTATGACAGTAAGGTTTGAACCATGCAAATTAAAAATTTCACCCGCCAATTGCTCAATGTATTGAGCCGCAACCTGCCCCGCCGCCTGATCCGTCGGGAAACCATGCTTGAGGGGGTTTCAGCAGGAAGTACGGCAAAAGATATCCCGGCAGAACTGGCCCGGCAGCGTTTGCAGTGTGCCAATGAAATGCCGCAACAGCTTTATCAACGCTTTCACAGCCACCCCGAAGGCCTGACTGAGCAAGAAGCCGAGGCTATTCGCCTGAATAGTGGCAGTAATTTGATTGAAAATCAGCAAGCTACCCCTTGGTGGGTTCACCTATGGCACTGTTATCGCAACCCCTTTAACTTACTATTGACCATTCTGGCCTTGATTTCTTACGCCACGGAAGACCTCACCGCCGCAGTGGTAATTGGTGCTATGGTGCTGATTTCCACTCTGATGCACTTTATTCAGGAGGCTCGCTCTAACCGTGCGGCAGATGCGCTGAAAGCCATGGTCAGCAACACCGCCACGGTGCTGCGCAGTGATGCCCATACTGGCAAAAGCGAACATCGCGAACTGCCGATTTCCCAATTGGTGCCTGGCGATATTATTAAACTCTCTGCCGGTGACATGATCCCGGCGGATTTACGTATTCTGGTGGCAAAAGATCTGTTTATCAGCCAGGCCGCCCTGACTGGTGAATCTCTGCCGGTGGAGAAAGTGGCGCAGTGCCGGGAGTGTGATGAACAAAACCCATTGCAGCGGGATACCCTGTGCTTTATGGGCACCAATGTGGTGAGTGGATCAGCACTGGCCATCGTTATCGGTACCGGTAATCAAACCTATTTTGGCCTGTTAGCTGAGCGTGTGACCCATCAGGATGAACAGCCCAATGCTTTCCAGAGTGGTATCAGCAAAGTCAGCTGGTTGTTGATTCGCTTTATGTTGGTCATGACACCCATTGTGTTGTTAATCAATGGTTTTACCAAAGGTGACTGGTGGGAAGCGGCACTATTTGCTCTCTCGGTTGCCGTGGGTTTGACCCCAGAAATGCTGCCGATGATCGTCACATCCACATTGGCAAAAGGGGCGGTAAAGCTATCAAAACAAAAAGTTATCGTCAAACGGCTGGACGCTATTCAGAACTTTGGCGCGATGGATGTTCTGTGTACCGACAAGACCGGCACCTTGACCCAAGATAAGATTGTGCTGGAGAGCCATACCGACGTATTTGGAGCCAATTGTGAGCGGGTACTGCGCTACGCCTGGCTCAACAGTTACTACCAAACCGGCTTGAAAAACCTGCTGGACGTGGCGGTGCTTTCGTCCATGACTGATTCATCCCAGTCTGCTGAAATACTGGCAGGTTACCGTAAAATCGATGAAATCCCATTTGATTTTGAGCGCCGCCGGATGTCCGTGGTGGTCAGCGACCAATCGGATTATCACGAGTTAATCTGCAAAGGCGCATTGGAAGAGATGCTGTCTATTTGCCGCCATGTCCGTCAGGGAGATGACGTCATCCCAATGACCGATGCGCTGCTGGCACGTATCCGCCGCGTTACCGATGAGCAAAACCAGCAAGGGCTAAGGGTGGTAGCAGTCGCCACACGGATTTTGCCAGCATATCAGCGCAATTATGCGGTTATCGACGAATATGACCTGATTCTTGAAGGTTATATCGCCTTCCTCGATCCGCCAAAAGAGAGCACCGCACCCGCACTACTGGCATTGAAAAACAGTGGCGTCAGCGTAAAAATTCTTACAGGTGACAATGAGTTAGTGGCGCGTAAAGTTTGTAAAGATGTCGGGCTGTCTGTCGAAAAAGTTTTGCGTGGCAGTGATATCGAACAAATGAGTGAGGCTGAATTGACTGAAGCCACCCGCACCACCACCGTATTTGCGAAGCTGACACCGATGCATAAAGAGCGCATTGTGCAAAATCTGCGGCAGGCGGGGCATGTGGTCGGCTTTATGGGCGATGGTATCAACGATGCTCCGGCACTGCGGGCGGCGGATATCGGGATCTCGGTAGATTCGGCAGTAGATATTGCCAAGGAAGCGGCTGATATCATTTTGCTGGAAAAGAGCCTGATGGTACTGGAACAGGGCGTGATAGAAGGCCGCCGTACCTTTGCCAACATGCTGAAATACATCAAAATGACCGCCAGTTCCAACTTCGGGAATGTTTTCAGCGTGCTAATTGCCAGTGCATTTTTACCTTTCTTGCCGATGTTGCCGCTACATCTGCTAATCCAGAACCTAATGTATGATATTTCTCAAATTGCCATTCCATTTGATAATGTCGACGAAGAGCAACTGGCCAAACCACAACGCTGGAACGCCGGCGATCTTGGGCGCTTTATGGTGTTCTTTGGGCCGATAAGTTCAATCTTTGACGTTTTGACCTTCAGTTTAATGTGGTGGGTATTTAAAGCTAATACGCCGGAAATGCAGACCTTGTTCCAGTCTGGCTGGTTCGTTGAAGGGCTGCTGTCCCAGACCTTGATTGTACATATGATTCGCACCCGTAAAATTCCCTTTATTCAAAGTCGCGCTTCGTGGCCGCTGTGCCTAATGACATTGGCAGTGGTGGTAGTCGGTATCGGGCTGACCTTCTCGCCACTGGCCGGATTCCTGCAATTACAGGCACTACCACTCTCATACTTCCCATGGCTGATTGTGATTTTGGCAGGTTACATGGTGACGACACAGCTAGTGAAAGGCTGGTTTGTCAGGAGATATGGCTGGCAGTGATTCGGATTTAGTTATCGGTTCGGTTGATATGGGTTCAGGAACGGTATTAACAACCGAACTCATCACCGTATAACACCACCGAGTCGCTCACTCACTTAATCGGATAAAAATAAAATATGAATTAAATTCGACTCAAACAATCAATCGCAATAGCCTTAAAACTATCAAAATGCTGGCTGCTCAATAAACGGCTCATCGAGCGCTCACGCACAAAGGTGACGAACAAGTCATAAATCGCCATCGCTTCCTCATAATCGGTTTTACTGATAGCTAACAGGAAAATGACATGAGCCACTTCGCCATCCCCCCAGGCAATGCCATTAGGTGCCAACAAAGTGACCACTACTGTTTTCTTGGCTAATAAGCCCAGTGAATGTGGCAATGCTATCCCTTCACCCAGCATGGTAGAGACAATCGCTTCTCGCTCCACCACTGACGGGTAGAAATCTGCATCCACAAAACCTTCTTCTTCCAACTGGCTACAGATTTTTTTAAACAACTGCTCCTGCGTCATCGGCTGGTCGATAATCATAAAGTGCTGACTATCAAAAAACTTTTCCAGCATGTAAGGCCGGGTACGATCAACTAAGACCAACTTACCCAGCTGCTCTAACTGATATTCCGTCGGGAAGGGGGACATCACTACTACCGGCTTGTTCTTTTCCGTTAATCGCGAATTAGAAATAATGAAATCTTCGTCGATATGGTCAAGATTTTCGTAATCACGCAGGGAAATGGTTTGAGTCATCACAATTTGTGGATACTTACGCGAGATCTGCGCCTGAATCATTCGGGTAGTGGAATTACCGGTATCACACACCAGCATCACCTGTGGATGGCGCTGATAACCAATGTTGTAATGGCGCTCCAAACCTACCCCTATGTGCAACACCAGATAGCCAATTTCATTTTCACTTA
The sequence above is drawn from the Yersinia enterocolitica subsp. enterocolitica genome and encodes:
- the treR gene encoding trehalose operon repressor TreR; the encoded protein is MQNRLTIKDIARMSGVGKSTVSRVLNNEGSVSPQTRERVEAVIRQQGFTPSKSARAMRGQSDKVVGIIVSRLDSPSENQAVRTMLPLFYQQGYDPILMESQFDPELVCEHLHVLQQRHVDGVILFGFTGLTADMLVPWQEKMVVLAREYTGFSSVCYDDEGAVRLLMDKLRQAGHRYISYIGVQPSDATTGMRRHQSYLDYCQQYGLTSTVALGELSYQSGFQLAPQVIKPDTSALVCASDTIAMGVSKYLQQQGQQHIQVCGIGNTPLLHFLFPNSLSVELGYGSAGVKAAQQLLDQLNNNQPLQQIIIPGQLA
- the mgtA gene encoding magnesium-translocating P-type ATPase, which codes for MQIKNFTRQLLNVLSRNLPRRLIRRETMLEGVSAGSTAKDIPAELARQRLQCANEMPQQLYQRFHSHPEGLTEQEAEAIRLNSGSNLIENQQATPWWVHLWHCYRNPFNLLLTILALISYATEDLTAAVVIGAMVLISTLMHFIQEARSNRAADALKAMVSNTATVLRSDAHTGKSEHRELPISQLVPGDIIKLSAGDMIPADLRILVAKDLFISQAALTGESLPVEKVAQCRECDEQNPLQRDTLCFMGTNVVSGSALAIVIGTGNQTYFGLLAERVTHQDEQPNAFQSGISKVSWLLIRFMLVMTPIVLLINGFTKGDWWEAALFALSVAVGLTPEMLPMIVTSTLAKGAVKLSKQKVIVKRLDAIQNFGAMDVLCTDKTGTLTQDKIVLESHTDVFGANCERVLRYAWLNSYYQTGLKNLLDVAVLSSMTDSSQSAEILAGYRKIDEIPFDFERRRMSVVVSDQSDYHELICKGALEEMLSICRHVRQGDDVIPMTDALLARIRRVTDEQNQQGLRVVAVATRILPAYQRNYAVIDEYDLILEGYIAFLDPPKESTAPALLALKNSGVSVKILTGDNELVARKVCKDVGLSVEKVLRGSDIEQMSEAELTEATRTTTVFAKLTPMHKERIVQNLRQAGHVVGFMGDGINDAPALRAADIGISVDSAVDIAKEAADIILLEKSLMVLEQGVIEGRRTFANMLKYIKMTASSNFGNVFSVLIASAFLPFLPMLPLHLLIQNLMYDISQIAIPFDNVDEEQLAKPQRWNAGDLGRFMVFFGPISSIFDVLTFSLMWWVFKANTPEMQTLFQSGWFVEGLLSQTLIVHMIRTRKIPFIQSRASWPLCLMTLAVVVVGIGLTFSPLAGFLQLQALPLSYFPWLIVILAGYMVTTQLVKGWFVRRYGWQ